A region from the Clostridium beijerinckii genome encodes:
- a CDS encoding carbon starvation protein A, translated as MNSIVLVIAGILVLSIGYRLYGAFIAAKVLVLDETRKVPSEIYNDGKDFVPTNKLVLLGHHFAAIAGAGPLIGPVLAAQFGYLPGALWILIGSVLAGAVHDMVMLFASVRFKGESIAEIAGHCLGKKVGLITSISVTFILIITMAGLGLPIVNSLYNSPWGTFTVGSTIPIAFLIGIYLKFIRPGKIGEGTVLGMGLILLAVVFGPKIQGTALGNFLTLDIKQLSVILVVYGFCAAALPVWLLLLPRDYLSTYMKLGVIGALCVGIIILQPKLQMPAITQFVHGGGPIVNGKVFPFLFITIACGALSGFHSLISTGTTPKLIANEKDIFPIGYGSMLIEAFISLMALIAACSLPTADYFAINSAPEVFAKMGLNPVDLPWLESLVGETLSGRTGGSVSLAVGMTYVFHSIPGIDKIMSYWYHFCIMFEALFILTTIDSGTRIGRYLMQDLFGAIYKPFKEKNRFNLVFFSALMSVTWGALLYSGNISTIWPLFGVANQSLAAIAFAIGTSVLLELNKKKYVSITIIPMAFIAITTTVASFENIFSNYIPNGKTALTVLSFVIMAMLAVLLYECIKSWKKNWNKTFSGELEDSIEEAIS; from the coding sequence ATGAATTCTATTGTTTTAGTAATCGCTGGTATATTAGTTCTATCAATTGGCTACAGATTGTATGGTGCTTTTATTGCTGCTAAGGTTCTAGTTTTAGATGAGACTAGAAAAGTTCCTTCTGAAATATACAATGATGGAAAGGATTTTGTACCAACTAACAAATTAGTGTTACTCGGTCACCATTTTGCAGCTATTGCAGGTGCTGGTCCTCTTATCGGTCCAGTTTTAGCTGCTCAATTTGGTTACCTTCCTGGGGCACTTTGGATATTAATAGGTTCTGTATTAGCTGGTGCTGTACATGACATGGTAATGTTATTTGCATCAGTACGATTCAAAGGTGAATCTATAGCTGAAATTGCAGGTCATTGTTTAGGCAAGAAGGTTGGTTTAATAACTTCAATTTCTGTTACTTTTATACTTATAATTACAATGGCAGGTCTTGGCTTACCTATTGTTAATTCACTTTATAATAGTCCTTGGGGAACTTTCACAGTAGGTTCCACTATTCCAATAGCATTTTTAATAGGTATTTATTTGAAATTTATTAGACCTGGTAAAATTGGTGAAGGAACTGTACTAGGAATGGGGTTAATATTACTTGCAGTTGTCTTCGGTCCTAAAATTCAAGGCACAGCACTTGGAAATTTCTTAACTCTTGATATAAAGCAATTATCTGTAATATTAGTTGTATACGGGTTCTGTGCTGCTGCATTGCCTGTTTGGTTATTATTGTTACCTCGTGATTACTTAAGTACTTATATGAAACTTGGTGTAATTGGTGCTTTATGTGTTGGTATCATAATACTTCAACCAAAATTACAAATGCCAGCAATAACACAATTTGTTCATGGTGGTGGGCCAATTGTTAATGGTAAAGTATTCCCATTCTTATTTATAACAATAGCTTGTGGTGCATTATCTGGCTTCCATTCATTAATAAGTACTGGTACTACACCAAAGCTTATAGCAAATGAAAAAGATATTTTCCCAATCGGTTATGGTTCTATGTTAATTGAAGCATTTATATCTTTAATGGCATTAATCGCAGCTTGTTCATTACCTACAGCAGATTATTTTGCAATTAACTCTGCACCAGAAGTTTTTGCTAAAATGGGCTTAAACCCAGTAGATTTACCATGGCTTGAATCACTTGTTGGTGAAACATTATCTGGTAGAACTGGTGGTTCAGTTTCATTAGCTGTTGGTATGACATATGTATTCCATAGCATTCCTGGTATAGATAAAATAATGTCTTACTGGTATCACTTCTGTATAATGTTTGAAGCTCTATTCATATTAACAACTATAGATTCTGGTACAAGAATTGGAAGATATTTAATGCAAGATCTTTTTGGAGCAATATACAAACCTTTTAAAGAAAAAAACAGATTTAATCTTGTGTTCTTTAGTGCTTTAATGTCAGTTACTTGGGGAGCATTACTTTATAGTGGTAATATTTCAACAATTTGGCCACTATTCGGTGTAGCTAATCAATCTCTAGCAGCTATAGCATTTGCAATTGGTACATCAGTTCTTCTAGAATTGAATAAAAAGAAATATGTTTCTATAACAATAATACCTATGGCATTCATTGCAATAACTACAACTGTTGCTTCATTTGAAAATATATTTAGCAATTACATCCCAAATGGAAAAACTGCTTTAACTGTATTATCATTTGTTATAATGGCTATGTTAGCTGTACTATTATATGAATGTATTAAATCTTGGAAGAAAAATTGGAATAAAACTTTTAGTGGTGAACTAGAAGATTCCATTGAAGAAGCTATCTCATAA
- a CDS encoding peptidylprolyl isomerase, with the protein MKNINKYLKLILVTLIMTSLVLVGCGTSKSSTTKTVENDDKSSSESSETKSSEANKSLPLATISVEGYGVIEAELYPEIAPNTVNNFIDLSNKGFYNNLKFHRIIKDFMIQGGDPKGDGTGGPGYSIEGEFTSNGFANSLKHIKGVLSMARSQDPNSAGSQFFIMTKEASHLDGEYAAFGKVISGLDVLEKIENVKTASNDKPKEDVVIKSITVDTKGITYKEPNKK; encoded by the coding sequence ATGAAAAACATAAACAAATATTTAAAGCTAATTTTAGTAACGTTAATAATGACTTCGCTTGTATTAGTTGGGTGTGGAACCTCAAAGAGTAGTACAACTAAAACAGTAGAAAATGATGATAAATCATCAAGTGAAAGTAGTGAAACAAAGTCATCGGAAGCAAATAAATCATTACCATTAGCGACTATAAGCGTGGAAGGATATGGAGTTATAGAAGCTGAACTATATCCAGAAATTGCTCCGAATACTGTTAATAATTTTATAGATTTATCTAATAAAGGTTTTTATAATAACCTAAAATTTCATAGAATAATTAAAGACTTTATGATTCAAGGTGGAGATCCAAAGGGCGATGGGACTGGTGGGCCAGGTTATTCAATTGAAGGTGAATTTACTTCAAATGGATTTGCCAATAGCTTAAAGCACATAAAAGGAGTACTTTCCATGGCAAGATCACAAGATCCTAATAGTGCTGGAAGCCAATTTTTTATAATGACCAAGGAAGCATCACATCTTGATGGAGAATATGCGGCATTTGGTAAAGTAATATCGGGATTAGATGTATTAGAAAAGATTGAAAATGTAAAAACAGCTTCAAATGATAAACCAAAGGAAGATGTAGTTATAAAATCAATTACTGTTGATACAAAAGGGATAACTTATAAAGAGCCAAATAAAAAATAA
- a CDS encoding sensor domain-containing phosphodiesterase, which produces MKTYNIKYKDYDTLKKYISNNNIIKYRNILVQVFSGIGKKEFIEEVIKNLILLIPQCKILGATSAGELLDGKILENECIVSISVFEKTIIETIIIKEKISDFNKGLEIGHKLISQDTKAIISFADTSIDGQDFLDGINSIDNKVVVSGGIAGNSNSTDETYVFTENGVEKDAVVAAALKSKDLYVNNESNFNRVPIGKEYKITEAEGNVIKTIDNIPAQEFYSKYLGINNCEQIKRIGSKFPLMVKRNNRYIGISVKESVNNNEIIVTSKIDVGEKIRIGYGDFREILMGSKSVYDKIKKYPGESLFIYSCDSRKKFINEIAAEEIAPINGDFSTSGFYTYGEFNHINNENIFYTETMTILVLSEDASSRIKIDTEKTDELEYYSPEDLALFNLIKITGEELNDLNLKLEEKIKEKTESLEKQYYTDELTGLENRNKLILDLSQGKYCKIAIIDIKSFNDINDFYGNTVGDAVLRALSRLISLYCRQNNLNSYRVSSDIFAVADNMGLKEEFIEKIRLLQNVINNQCFFYEDVKIYITVTMGLALAEELLFEKAEMALHYTKKNKRLFQIYKEDLNIYEGIKENIIWTKKIRDAIADNRIVPFFQPIVNNSLGTIEKFEALIRMIDENGKIIEPYFFLDIAKKAGLYKELTIIMLEKTFKVLYNTDYEISINLLLQDIVSSEIRTLIIEKLKKAKNPKKVVFEIVESEGIENFKEVTDFIKDIKKYGSKIAIDDFGTGYSNFSYLMKLNVDYIKIDGSIIKNIHKDKSAELVTKTIVAFAKEFGIETIAEFVSEEEIYNKIRDLNIDYSQGYYFSEPKEIIE; this is translated from the coding sequence ATGAAAACTTATAATATTAAATATAAGGATTACGATACTTTAAAGAAATATATAAGTAATAATAATATAATAAAATATAGAAATATATTAGTACAAGTATTTTCAGGAATAGGAAAAAAAGAGTTTATAGAAGAAGTAATAAAAAATTTGATATTATTAATCCCACAATGCAAAATATTAGGTGCTACATCTGCAGGAGAACTACTTGATGGTAAAATTCTTGAGAATGAATGCATAGTTTCTATAAGTGTATTTGAAAAAACAATAATTGAAACTATCATAATTAAAGAAAAAATATCAGATTTTAATAAAGGTTTAGAAATAGGTCATAAATTAATTTCTCAAGATACTAAAGCTATAATATCTTTTGCAGACACAAGCATTGATGGACAAGACTTTTTAGATGGAATAAATTCTATAGATAATAAAGTTGTGGTATCGGGAGGAATTGCAGGTAATAGCAATTCTACAGATGAAACATATGTTTTTACAGAAAATGGTGTGGAAAAAGATGCAGTAGTTGCTGCTGCTTTAAAAAGTAAGGATTTGTACGTAAATAATGAAAGTAACTTTAATAGGGTGCCTATAGGTAAGGAATACAAAATAACAGAGGCAGAAGGAAATGTAATAAAAACCATAGATAATATACCAGCACAAGAATTTTACAGTAAATATTTAGGCATAAATAATTGTGAACAAATTAAACGTATAGGCTCTAAGTTTCCTTTAATGGTAAAACGCAACAATAGATATATTGGTATATCTGTTAAAGAATCTGTAAATAATAACGAAATAATTGTTACATCAAAAATAGATGTAGGGGAAAAAATAAGGATAGGCTATGGTGATTTTAGAGAAATTTTAATGGGGTCTAAAAGTGTATATGACAAAATAAAAAAATATCCAGGAGAAAGTTTATTCATATATTCTTGTGATTCAAGAAAGAAATTCATTAATGAAATTGCAGCTGAAGAAATAGCACCAATTAATGGTGATTTTTCAACAAGTGGATTTTATACATATGGTGAATTTAATCATATTAATAATGAAAACATTTTTTACACAGAAACAATGACAATATTAGTACTTTCAGAGGATGCAAGTTCAAGAATAAAAATTGATACAGAAAAAACTGATGAACTTGAATATTACAGTCCTGAAGATTTAGCATTATTTAATCTTATAAAAATTACAGGTGAAGAATTAAATGATTTAAATTTGAAGCTTGAAGAAAAGATTAAAGAAAAAACAGAATCATTAGAAAAACAATATTATACAGATGAGCTAACAGGCTTAGAGAATAGAAATAAATTAATTTTAGATTTATCACAAGGAAAGTACTGTAAAATTGCAATTATTGATATAAAGTCATTTAATGATATAAATGATTTTTATGGAAATACAGTAGGAGATGCAGTATTAAGAGCTCTTTCTAGATTAATTAGCTTGTATTGTCGCCAAAATAATTTGAATTCTTATAGGGTAAGTTCAGATATATTTGCTGTAGCAGATAATATGGGATTAAAAGAAGAATTTATAGAAAAAATAAGACTTTTACAAAATGTAATAAACAATCAATGTTTCTTTTACGAAGATGTTAAGATTTATATAACAGTAACAATGGGACTTGCATTAGCGGAAGAATTATTATTTGAAAAAGCTGAAATGGCATTACATTATACTAAAAAAAATAAAAGATTATTTCAAATATATAAAGAAGATTTAAATATATATGAAGGAATTAAAGAAAATATAATATGGACTAAAAAAATTAGAGATGCTATAGCAGATAATAGGATTGTACCATTTTTTCAGCCTATAGTTAATAACAGTTTGGGGACGATTGAAAAATTTGAAGCGTTAATAAGAATGATAGATGAAAATGGGAAAATTATAGAACCTTATTTTTTCTTAGATATTGCTAAAAAGGCTGGATTATATAAAGAATTAACAATAATAATGTTAGAGAAAACTTTTAAAGTTTTATATAACACAGATTATGAAATATCTATAAATCTTCTTCTTCAAGATATAGTAAGCAGTGAAATTAGAACATTAATTATAGAAAAACTAAAAAAAGCTAAAAACCCTAAAAAAGTTGTGTTTGAAATAGTAGAATCAGAAGGGATCGAAAACTTCAAGGAAGTTACAGACTTTATAAAAGATATAAAAAAATATGGTTCTAAAATTGCTATTGATGATTTTGGAACGGGGTATTCAAATTTTAGTTATCTAATGAAGTTAAATGTAGATTATATAAAGATAGATGGATCAATAATCAAAAATATACATAAAGATAAATCAGCAGAGTTAGTTACCAAAACCATAGTAGCATTTGCAAAAGAATTTGGAATAGAAACTATTGCAGAATTTGTATCAGAAGAAGAAATATATAATAAAATAAGAGATTTGAATATAGATTATTCACAAGGATATTATTTTTCAGAGCCTAAAGAAATTATAGAATGA
- the moaC gene encoding cyclic pyranopterin monophosphate synthase MoaC: MELTHINEEGRAKMVDVSEKSDTAREAIAIGYVSMKRETIERVKEGTISKGDVLAVAQVAGIMGAKNTPQIIPMCHPIMISGCDISFRIDIENSRIEIKAITNTVGKTGIEMEALTAVSTAALTIYDMCKSIDREMVINNIMLVKKSGGKSGIFERQGL; encoded by the coding sequence ATGGAACTAACCCACATAAATGAAGAAGGAAGAGCTAAAATGGTTGATGTATCTGAAAAAAGTGATACTGCTCGTGAAGCAATAGCAATTGGATATGTTTCTATGAAAAGAGAAACCATTGAAAGAGTAAAAGAAGGTACTATTTCAAAAGGAGATGTATTAGCTGTGGCTCAGGTAGCCGGGATAATGGGTGCTAAAAATACTCCTCAAATAATACCAATGTGTCATCCTATAATGATATCTGGCTGTGATATTAGTTTTCGAATTGACATTGAAAATAGTAGAATTGAAATAAAAGCAATTACTAATACTGTAGGAAAGACTGGTATTGAGATGGAAGCACTTACAGCAGTATCTACTGCAGCATTAACTATTTATGATATGTGTAAGTCTATTGATAGAGAAATGGTTATAAATAATATTATGCTTGTAAAAAAAAGTGGAGGAAAATCAGGTATATTTGAAAGGCAAGGGTTATAA
- a CDS encoding molybdopterin-binding protein — MRSVLVEDAVGMILCHDLTQIVPGEFKGVAFKKGHIITEEDVPRLLDMGKRNIYVWEIQEGILHENEAGERMARAAAGKEILFTDPSEGKVSLLAKCNGLLKVNYTALEKINTVEEAMIATLHTDILVKKDCVVAGTRVIPLVIDKVKIEQIEKVCKEEGPIIWVEPLKIMKVGIITTGSEVYTGRITDKFGPVVRNKITEIGSEVIKQIFVSDSVDMIKDAVEELLVLGVEMIIVTGGMSVDPDDVTPAGIRKAGANIISYGAPVLPGAMFLIAYKNDIPVLGLPGCVMYSKRTIFDLILPRIVAGERIKKEDITKLGHGGMCLNCEVCTFPACSFGKW, encoded by the coding sequence ATGAGGTCTGTTTTAGTTGAAGATGCAGTAGGCATGATATTATGTCATGATTTAACTCAAATAGTTCCAGGGGAGTTTAAAGGAGTTGCATTTAAAAAAGGTCACATAATAACTGAGGAAGATGTACCACGGTTGTTAGATATGGGAAAAAGAAACATTTATGTTTGGGAAATTCAAGAAGGAATACTTCATGAAAATGAAGCTGGAGAAAGGATGGCACGGGCAGCAGCAGGTAAAGAAATTCTTTTTACTGATCCCTCGGAAGGAAAGGTAAGTTTATTAGCTAAATGTAATGGATTATTAAAGGTAAATTATACTGCATTAGAAAAGATTAATACAGTAGAGGAAGCAATGATTGCTACATTACATACAGATATTTTGGTGAAAAAAGATTGTGTTGTTGCTGGAACGAGAGTAATACCTCTTGTTATTGACAAAGTTAAAATTGAGCAAATTGAAAAGGTTTGTAAAGAAGAAGGACCTATCATTTGGGTAGAACCATTAAAAATTATGAAAGTTGGAATAATTACAACTGGCAGTGAAGTTTATACAGGTAGAATAACAGATAAATTTGGGCCAGTAGTTAGAAATAAAATTACTGAAATAGGAAGTGAAGTTATAAAGCAAATCTTCGTTTCTGATAGTGTAGATATGATTAAGGATGCAGTGGAGGAGTTATTGGTACTTGGAGTTGAAATGATTATTGTTACAGGTGGTATGTCAGTAGATCCCGATGACGTTACCCCAGCAGGAATAAGGAAAGCTGGAGCAAACATTATATCTTATGGAGCACCTGTACTTCCGGGGGCAATGTTTTTAATTGCATACAAGAATGACATACCTGTCCTTGGCCTTCCTGGATGTGTTATGTATAGCAAGAGAACAATATTTGATCTTATACTTCCAAGAATCGTAGCAGGAGAAAGAATAAAAAAAGAAGATATTACAAAGTTAGGACATGGAGGCATGTGTCTTAATTGCGAAGTGTGTACTTTCCCAGCTTGCAGTTTTGGTAAATGGTAA